TCCCTGCTAAGAAGCTGGTTTAGATTGGCTTTGGCATTTTTCAGGGCGGCAACCTGTTGTATCAGCCTGTTGCTGTCGGCATTAAGGTCGACCGATGATTGCAGCAAGGTAAGTTCCGATTCGGATCCGAGCTTAAACTTGGCTGCTGCTATGGTCTTTCGCTGAAGAGATAGATCCACGGCTTCCTGGAGTACCTTCATCATTTTTTTTAACTGCACAATACTGTAGTAATTAAGTACTATTGCAGACACAGTACTTTCCACCAGCATCCTTGCCTCCAGTTCGCCCATCCTTTCCATTTCACCAAGCATCTCTTTCGTGGTGAACATACTAAAACCATCGAAAAGTGTCCACGATAATGCGATATTACCACTCAGTGAAATATTCCGGGCATTTTTGACATTCCTTTCCGTTCCTGCAAAGGTTTTTTGGTTGGTTGTATTGTAGGTGTTATTATTAGCGGCATTCAACGACAATTCAGGAAGAAAACCGGCATTGCCCAGGGTGTTGTTGTTCCTGGCAATTTCCATTTCGTTTCTGCTGATGCTAATGGAGAAATTGTTCTCAAGACCGGTTTGAATGGCATCGAAGAGGGTAAGTGTATCCTGGGCCGGGCTTTCCGTAAGGATTAGTATAGACAGAAAAAACAGTATGACCGTATTTTTCATGATGATATTTCTTTTCGGGCTAAAGATTTTCTCATTCGTTTTCCTGATAAATATGTATACAATGCAGGGATAA
This genomic stretch from Bacteroidota bacterium harbors:
- a CDS encoding TolC family protein, which encodes MKNTVILFFLSILILTESPAQDTLTLFDAIQTGLENNFSISISRNEMEIARNNNTLGNAGFLPELSLNAANNNTYNTTNQKTFAGTERNVKNARNISLSGNIALSWTLFDGFSMFTTKEMLGEMERMGELEARMLVESTVSAIVLNYYSIVQLKKMMKVLQEAVDLSLQRKTIAAAKFKLGSESELTLLQSSVDLNADSNRLIQQVAALKNAKANLNQLLSREPGLSFEVTDIIDLLEPLEYEYLIEQSSSQNIDLMISRTNLLISELDLKQIRSDRYPRLNFNAAYGYNQLSAQTGYLEHNQAYGPSFGFTLSYNLFNGFNTSRNIRNARININSAEISHERSILDVHHSIYILYNEYLSNLELVRLESANQEIARRNVEVALEKYRLGTINDIDLRATQQKQIDSQYQLLLAQFRTKQAETELLRISGELYKEIR